In one Silene latifolia isolate original U9 population chromosome 10, ASM4854445v1, whole genome shotgun sequence genomic region, the following are encoded:
- the LOC141605202 gene encoding uncharacterized protein LOC141605202, with protein MDKAREVCDLMVQTHCHPNVVTYSTLINGYVKLKSIDKALDVLQEMLKQGIAPNVVVYCTLIDGLCKSGRIPMALHLFNDMQIYGIKPNVCTYGALFDGVCKNAQLDEAKALLKHMESNGVAPNIVIYNILIDSLCEAGRIKDAKNLVFVLVSRGMVPDHIIYTTMIKGYCKEGCMNTAIELLNKMKQIGCSPNIVTYNTLIDRLCKYNRIPMARQLFNDMQIYGIKPDVCTYGSLLDWLCKNAQLDEAKAFLKEMESNGVAPNIVIYTILIDSLYKAGQVKDAENLVSVLLSRGMVPNHITYNTMIKGYCKRGLMNTAMELLNKMKQVGCPPDDFTYNTIIRGFIFNGDLRNALCFCDIMVNEGFEADADTLSLLRNHLSHYKPESFSC; from the exons ATGGACAAGGCAAGAGAGGTATGTGATTTAATGGTACAAACTCACTGCCACCCTAATGTTGTGACTTATAGTACTCTGATCAATGGATATGTTAAACTTAAAAGCATTGACAAGGCCCTTGATGTGTTGCAAGAAATGCTTAAGCAAGGGATTGCCCCTAATGTAGTGGTTTATTGCACTCTTATAGATGGGTTGTGTAAATCTGGTAGGATCCCAATGGCACttcat CTATTCAATGACATGCAAATCTATGGAATAAAGCCAAATGTCTGCACTTATGGTGCCTTATTTGACGGAGTATGTAAAAATGCACAGCTTGATGAAGCGAAGGCATTGCTCAAGCACATGGAGTCTAATGGAGTTGCTCCTAATATTGTCATCTACAATATCCTGATTGACAGTTTATGTGAGGCTGGTCGGATAAAAGATGCTAAAAACCTTGTCTTTGTTCTCGTATCAAGGGGTATGGTACCCGATCATATAATTTATACGACAATGATTAAGGGGTATTGCAAAGAAGGTTGTATGAATACAGCTATAGAGCTTCTAAACAAAATGAAGCAAATTGGATGCTCTCCTAACATCGTAACCTATAACACACTCATAGATCGACTGTGTAAATATAATAGGATCCCAATGGCACGTCAGTTGTTCAATGACATGCAAATCTATGGAATTAAGCCAGATGTTTGCACTTATGGTTCCTTATTAGACTGGTTATGCAAAAATGCACAGCTTGATGAAGCAAAGGCATTTCTCAAGGAGATGGAGTCTAATGGAGTTGCGCCTAATATTGTCATCTACACTATCCTAATTGATAGTTTATATAAGGCTGGTCAGGTTAAAGATGCTGAAAACCTTGTCTCTGTTCTCCTATCAAGGGGTATGGTACCCAATCATATAACTTATAATACAATGATTAAGGGGTATTGCAAAAGAGGTCTTATGAATACAGCTATGGAGCTCCTTAACAAAATGAAGCAAGTGGGATGCCCGCCTGATGATTTCACCTATAATACAATTATCCGAGGATTCATTTTCAACGGCGATTTGCGAAATGCATTATGTTTCTGTGATATAATGGTTAACGAGGGATTTGAGGCTGATGCTGACACTCTTTCTTTGTTACGTAACCATTTATCGCATTATAAACCAGAGAGTTTTTCCTGCTAA